One genomic window of Thermocladium sp. ECH_B includes the following:
- a CDS encoding carnitine dehydratase, whose translation MLEKPLALEVGQIVAGPTAGLMLADLGFNVIKIEQPGRGDVARHFTGPSKGNFAFFNRGKRSMTLNLKIREGREAFIKLAKRADVIIDNLGRGTMSRLGLSYESLSEANEGLVYLSIKGYGSGPYEDRNALDYPIEVESGVAYMNGLRGKPMRLGASIVDMAAAMMGVIGILHALLKRRETGRGSFIEVGLFEAAMFLMGQHIASYQARGGEPLLPLNESGFAWAIYDFFETLDNKKIFIAVTTDSQWLKFCEIFRLEVCDSPLYATNESRYEHRGELIPLISREVAKHELNWMIKTLRDAGISYAVLNTPWDLLNDPHASMKMINVNYEGKQLRVPFLPIENELSISSKDPPQLGEDTETILRELGYGDEDIIMMRSIGAI comes from the coding sequence GTGCTTGAGAAGCCTCTGGCGCTTGAGGTGGGGCAAATAGTGGCTGGACCCACCGCTGGATTAATGCTCGCCGATCTTGGATTTAACGTAATAAAGATAGAGCAGCCGGGGCGTGGAGACGTGGCTAGGCACTTCACGGGGCCCAGCAAGGGTAACTTCGCATTCTTCAATAGGGGCAAGAGAAGCATGACGCTGAATCTAAAGATTAGGGAGGGGAGGGAGGCATTCATTAAGTTAGCGAAGAGGGCCGACGTCATTATAGATAATTTGGGTAGAGGCACAATGAGTAGATTAGGGCTCAGCTATGAATCTCTTAGCGAGGCTAATGAGGGATTAGTGTACTTATCCATAAAGGGATACGGTTCTGGACCGTATGAGGATAGAAACGCATTGGATTACCCAATAGAGGTGGAGTCTGGGGTGGCGTACATGAATGGATTGAGGGGGAAACCAATGAGGCTGGGGGCCTCCATTGTGGATATGGCGGCCGCAATGATGGGCGTAATAGGGATCCTACATGCCTTATTGAAGCGGCGAGAGACCGGTAGGGGAAGCTTCATAGAGGTGGGGCTGTTCGAGGCAGCGATGTTCCTCATGGGGCAGCACATAGCTTCATATCAAGCCAGGGGAGGGGAGCCGCTGCTTCCACTTAATGAGTCTGGATTCGCGTGGGCCATATACGACTTCTTCGAGACCCTTGATAATAAGAAGATCTTCATAGCCGTGACCACAGACTCTCAGTGGCTGAAGTTCTGTGAAATATTCAGGCTAGAGGTATGTGATTCCCCCCTCTACGCCACCAATGAGTCTAGGTATGAGCATAGAGGCGAATTAATACCATTGATTTCACGAGAAGTAGCTAAACACGAATTGAATTGGATGATCAAGACGCTGAGGGATGCCGGCATAAGTTACGCCGTGCTTAACACTCCATGGGATCTACTTAATGATCCCCACGCATCCATGAAGATGATTAACGTAAATTACGAGGGCAAGCAATTAAGGGTGCCTTTCCTACCCATAGAGAACGAGTTATCCATCAGCAGCAAGGACCCGCCGCAATTAGGGGAGGATACGGAAACCATATTAAGGGAGCTGGGATACGGCGA